The segment CCACGACGTGATGAACGACACCCGCCCGCGCAGGTACCCCTGCACGCCGAAGTGCACGCCCAGCAGCACGGCCGCGCTGGCGAGGATCGAGCCGATGACGGCCGCGAACACGCCCTCGAGCACGAACGGCGTCTGGATGAACCGGTTCGAGGCGCCCACAAGGCGCATGATGCCGATCTCCTTGCGCCGCGCATACGCCGAGAGCCGGATGGTCGTGGCGATGAGCAGCACGGCCGCGATGAGCATGAGCACCGCGATGCCGACGGCGATGTAGGTCGCCACCGTGAGCGCGGAGAACAGCGGATCGAGGTACTCGAGCTGGTCGGTCACCTCTTCGACGCCGGGAACGCCCTGGAACGCCTCGACGATGACGGAGGACTGCGTCTGGTCCTTGAGGTTGACCCAGTACACCTCGTTCATCTGCTCGGGGGTGATGACGCCGGCGTAGTCGTCGCCCACGAGGTCCAGCGTGCGCTGGTAGACCTCGTCGCGATCCTCGAAGCGCATGTCGGCGATGAGCGGGGCGAGCGTGTCGCTCTCGAGCTCTGCGCGTACGGAATCGAGCTGATCCTGGGTCGCCACGCCGTCGACGCAGGTGTCGGTCGTCGAGACCTCCGAGCACATGTACACCGCGACCTGCGCGCGATCCTGCCAGAAGGCGCGCATCGTGCCGATCTGGGACTGCATGAGAATCGCCGCACCCACGAAGGTGAGCGACACGAAGGTGACCAGCACCACCGAGATGACCATGGAGGCGTTGCGGCGAAGGCCGGTCAGCGCCTCGGAGAGGATGAGTCCGAGCCTCATGACGTCGGCCCCACTTCCTCATCGCCCGCATCCAGGCCCAGCCGGTCGGCCAGCCCCAGCTCTGCGACATCCACCTCCGGGGCGCTTGCCGGAGCATCCGGTTCCTGCGTCGTCGGCGTCGTCTCCGCGACGGGCGGGACCTCCTGCGCCTTCGCGTGAGACGCCGCCGCCTTCGCGGTCTCCTCCGCCGTGGCAGGGTCGGCGATCGCCTCGGCACTCTGGCGTTGCACCTCGAGCACCGCGGTGAGAGCGGCCGTCGCGGCGGCACCCTTGACCGCCGCGGGCTCCAGGGTCGGCACGTGCGAGGTGTCGCCGTAGCCGCCGTGCACCTCGTCGCGCACGAGCTCGCCGTCGCGCAGCTCGATCACGCGGCGCTGCATCTGGTTGACGAAAGCGGCCTCGTGCGTGGCCATGAGCACGGTCGTGCCGCCGGCGTTGATTCGTGCGAGCAGCTGCATGATGTCGACCGACGTGCCGGGGTCGAGGTTCCCCGTCGGCTCGTCGGCGAGCACGATGGCCGGGCGGTTGACGATGGCGCGGGCGATCGCCACGCGCTGCTGCTCGCCGCCGGACAGCTCGTGCGGCAGGCGCTTCTCCTTGCCCGCCAGTCCGACCAGCTCGAGCGCCTCGGGAACGGCCTGATGGATGAATCCGCGCGAGGATCCGATCACCTGCAGGGTGAACGCGACGTTCTGGAACACGGTCTTGGACGGCAGCAGCCGGAAGTCCTGGAAGACCGAGCCGACGTTACGCCGGAAGTAGGGCACCTTGCGGTTCGCGATGCTCTTCAGATCGCGCCCCAGCACGGTGACCCGCCCCGACGACGGCGTCTCCTCGCGGAGGATGAGCTGGAGACAGGAGGACTTTCCGGATCCGGAGGCTCCGACCAGGAAGACGAACTCGCCTCGCTGCACTTCGAAGTCGACTCCGGACAACGCGGGACGCTTGGTACCTCGGTAGCGCTTGGTGACGTTCTCGAATCGGATCATGGCGAGGTCAGCCTAAGACGAGCCCGGCTTTCCCGACCGCTGCGACACCCCGCCCCCGCGCACACTCAGCTGACGCACAAGGCCCGTGCACGGGGCTGGTGCCGTTGCGCGGCGCCGTCAGAGGCGGATGTAGACGGGCGAGCCCCAGATGCCGCGGTGCTCGACGTAGCGGCGCCAGTCCGGCGAGTCGATCATCCCGCCGGCGCCGTCGTAGATGCCGATGTGCTGACCGGGCCACCATAGCAGGTCGCCCGCCTGCGCCTCGCTGGGCGAGATGATGGTCGCCAGCGCCGCCTGGTTGTCGGCACCCCGCGGAAGGCCGATGCCGAACTGGCCGAACACGTACTGCACGAGGCCGTCGCACGAGAACGAGTCGGCGGGGTTGTTGCCCGTGCCGTAGGGCACGACGCCGACGAACTGCTCGGCGTATGCGACGATGTTCGCCCCGGAGTAGTCCTGGGACGGCGGAGCGAAGTCGGGCGAGTCGACCGAGGCTGGCGACGGATCGGAGCCGGTGTCGGGCTCGACGACGGGCGGCGGCGTGTACACGGATTCGTATCCATCGCGCACGGTCGGCTGCGTCTGCGCGGCCGAGGCCACGACGTACGTCTGCGGGGGGACGACCAGCGACACGGTCTCGGGGGACGCCCAGGCATCCGACGGCGCAGCGGCGTGCGCGGTCATCGCGGCGAAGGGAACGATAAGGGTTGCGATCGCGGTGGTCGCCGCGACTCTGCGTGTCAAAGCCATCGCGCCCACCCTAGGCGATGCGCGGCGCCGCTTTCTGGGAAACGCGTCAGTTTCCCCAGAAAGCATCAGTCCTCATCGTCGCTGCGCTTGCGCCAGCGGATGCCGGCCGAGATGAACCCGTCGAGGTCGCCGTCGAAGACCGTGGCGGGGTTTCCCGACTCGAAGCCCGTGCGCAGATCCTTCACGAGCTGCTGCCCGTAGAGGAAGTAGGAGCGCATCTGGTCGCCCCAGCTCGCCGTGATCGTGCCGGCGAGCTCCTTCTTCTTGGCCGCTTCCTCCTCCTTCTGCAGCAGCAGCAGGCGGGTCTGGAGCACGCGCATCGCGGCGGCGCGGTTCTGGATCTGCGACTTCTCGTTCTGCATTGACACGACGATCCCAGTCGGCAGGTGGGTGAGACGCACGGCCGAGTCGGTGGTGTTGACCGACTGGCCGCCGGGGCCCGACGAGCGGAACACATCGACCCGGATGTCGTTCTCCGGGATGTCGACCTCGGTGGCCTCCTCCATGAGCGGGATGACCTCGACGGCGGCGAACGAGGTCTGCCGCTTGTCGGCGGAGCCGAACGGGCTGATCCGCGCGAGCCGATGCGTGCCGGCCTCGACCGACAGCGTGCCGAAGGCGTACGGGGCGTCGATCTCGAACGTGGCCGACTTGATTCCCGCCCCCTCGGCGTAGGACGTGTCCATGACCTTGACGGGATACTTGTGCTGCTCCGCCCAGCGCAGATACATGCGCATGAGCATCTCGGCGAAGTCGGTGGCGTCGTCGCCGCCGGCACCGGAGCGGATCGTGATGATGGCGGCGCGGTCGTCGTACTCGCCGTCGAGGAGCGTCTGCACCTCGAGCTGGTTGATGACGTCGGTGAGCGCGGCGAGCTCGGCGCGCGCCTCGGCGGCCGACTCCTCGTCGTCCATCTCGTTGGCCAGCTCCACGAGCACCTCGAGGTCGTCGAGGCGCTGCTCCACCTCGCTCACGCGCTTGAGCTCGGCCTGCTTGTGGCTGAGCGCGCTGGTGACCTTCTGCGCCTTGTCGGGGTCGTCCCAGAGATCGGGGGCACCCGCCTCTTCGCTGAGCCGGGCGATGTCGGTGCGCAGACCGTCGGTGTTCACGACCTCGCGGATGTCGCCGAAGGTCTGACGGATGGCCGCGATGTCGGCGGAGAGATCGAGTTCGAGCATGGCACTCCAGACTACCGCGACTGGCCGGGCGGAACTGGCCGTGGATCGCGGGAGTAGCGTATGGCGGGTGAGCAGCAGCGCATCCTCGGTCCTTCTCCGCTTCGGGCCGATGGTGTACCTGCCCACGATCCTCTTCGCCCTGGGCGAAGGCGCCGTGCTGCCGCTGATTCCCGTGATCGCCGCCGCACGCGGGGCTGATCTCGCCTCGGCCGCCCTCGTCGCCTCCGCGCTCGTGGTCGGTCAGCTGTGCGGCAATCTGCCCGCCGGCTGGCTGGTGGCGCGCATCGGCGAACGGTTCACGATGACCATCGCCGCGGCCGTCTCGCTGCTGGGCGCGGTCGCCAGCGCGCTGGCGCCGAGCCTCGCGCTGTTCAGCGCCGCGGTGTTCGTGATCGGGATGTCCGCGGCCGCTTTCGCGCTGGCCAGACATGCCTTCATGACCACGCGAGTGCCCCTCGCCTTCCGCGCACGGGCCCTCGCCCTGCTGGGCGGATCCTTCCGGCTCGGCATGTTCATCGGCCCGTTCGTCGCCGCAGGACTGCTGGGGGTGTTCCACACCGAGATCTCGGCGCTGTGGTTCTTCGCCGTGTGCTTGATCGTTCTCATCGTGCTCGTCGTGTTCGGTCCCGACCCCGAGGCCCAGGCGTCCGCCGATGAGGCGGCGGCGCGCTCCCACCGCGACGAGGCCGGCCTCGCGGAGGATTCCGGTGAGGCGGTGAGCGGATCGATCCCCACGGCCGAGCGCATCGGCGTGTTCCAGACGATGCGGCGCTATCGCCGGGTGCTCTCGCGCGTGGGTGCCGCAGCGGCCTGCCTGTCGGCCGTGCGCTCGGCCCGGCAGGTCGTGCTGCCGCTGTGGGGCGTGTCGATCGGGCTCGATGCGCCGACGATCGCGCTCGTGGTGGGCGTCTCGGGAGCGATCGACTTCGCCCTCTTCTACGCCGGCGGGCAGGTGATGGACCGATTCGGACGGCTCTGGGCGGCGCTGCCGTCGATGATCCTCATGGGCGGCGGATTCATCGCGCTGTCGTTCACGCACGACCTCGACTCCCACCTGCTGTGGTTCGGCATGTTGGCCGCGGTGCTCGGCGTGGGCAACGGACTCTCCAGCGGCATCCTGATGACCCTCGGCGCCGATATCGCGCCGCAGCGCGACCCGGCGCCGTTCCTCGGATCGTGGCGCACGCTCACCGATGCCGGCGGTGCGACGGCACCGCTGCTGTACGCGGGGATCGCCGCCGTCGCCACGGTGTCGATCGCCACCGCGGCGATCGGCGTCATCGGCTTGCTGGGTGCGGCGGGCTTCCTGTACTGGATCCCCCGGCACGTCCCGGGCGCCGCTTCTGTCGAGGAATGATGAGGCGAGTGACGGATGCGGGTCCGGTTCGAGCGCTCAGCCGAGTGGGCGGGCCGCACGCAAGTCGTCGAGCATCGCCTTCGGGATTGCAAATGCACCCGCTGCGTGGTTCACGAGCAGTCCGATCTCGGGGTTCATGCCCTTCACGAGCACCCGCCCGTCCATGGGAACCGCGTACTGCGCGACCTCGATCGTCTGCTGGAGGGCGGCGACGCTCGAGGCGATCACGTGGTAGTCGACGTTCTCGATCCGCGAGGTCACGGGCTCGATGGGTCCCTGCTCGGGATCAGTCACCGAGGGCACGTAGATCGTCGACGCCATGAATGCGTCGACGAGATCGATGTGCGTGACCTCGCCGGCCTCGGCGCGCAGCGCGAGCGCAGCCAGCTCATCGGGTTCGGCCGCGGCGGAGCCGGGCTCGGGAGGATCGGGAAGCTGTGCATCGTCCGTCATGATGTTCCGATCCTCTCAGATGCCATCGGCGCGAACCTGACCTGCGCAGACGCGTTCAGCGCAGCGCGGTGCGGCTCGTCGCGGTTGACCGCAGCACCACGAGGTCGGGCACGACCTCGCTGAACAGCGGGGGCGACCACTGTGCCGAGACGGTCACGCGCGCGGACGCGCCGTCGGGACTGGCCGCGTCGACCAGCTGCGCGCGAGCGAGCACGTCGACCACGGCCTGCGCCTGTTCCCGCACGGCCCCGTCGGTGAGGTGCGCACGCACGCCATCGGCATCGACCTCGATCGTGAATCCATCGGCTCCGGCGAGCGCGGCAGCATCCGCCACGGAGTCCAGCCGGCGCTGGGCAACGTAGAGGTCTGTCGCGCACACGCACACGTAGACGACCGCGAGCGCGAGAACGACGTAGCCGAGCAGCAGCGGGAGCGTGCTTCCACGGTCGTCGCGGATCAACGCTCCCTCCAGGTACGCGAGACCTTGTACGCCGACGACGCCTCGATCGGTACCCGCGTGAAGCGCTCCAGACCGAACACGGGCGGCACGAACGGCAGCGCCACGTCGGTCGAGACCGTGACGATCACGGTCGTCCCCGCCGAGGGGCAGCTCGCCCCCGCGGGCACGCACTGCAGAGCGACGGCCGCGGCCGAAGCGTCCAGGCCGTACTCGTCCACCGCCGCATCCATCGCACGGTCGGCCCGGAACCGGGCATCATCCACCCCGGTCGCCGTGCTCACGACGCGCGCGGTGTGGCGCGCGGCGGACTCGACGCCGAGCATCTGATCCTGGATGGTTCCGAGTGCGAGCACGAGGTACGCGAGCGGAACAAGCAGGATCACTCCGACCGCGATGAACTCGAGAGCCGCGGATCCGCGCTCATCCCACCGGCTCGTCTGCCCATCAGGCGGCAGGAGACTCGACGCGTACGGATCAGAAGTCATCGAAGCTCTCGATCGGGGCACGTCCGCTCACCTCCAGCGCACCGGGCACGCCCACGAGTCCGATGACCGGCAGGGTCGTTCGCACCGTGATGCGGATGGTGGGCGCGCCGAGCTCGGTCGTCCGCTCCAGCACGATGTCATCGGCGTAGGCCGGGCCGACCGCGGCGATGACCGCGTCGCGCGTGGTCGCGATGCCCTCGCCCGGCGCGGCGCCGACAAGGGCCGCACGATGGGCGCCCTCGGCAGCGGCGTCATGGACGACGTTGCGCACGTAGATCGCGAGGCCGAGCTGGATCACCGCCAGCGTCAGCGCGGTGAGCAGAACGCCGACGAACAAGAACTCGACGGGGCTCGAGCCCCGCTCGCCCAGCG is part of the Microbacterium pseudoresistens genome and harbors:
- a CDS encoding TadE/TadG family type IV pilus assembly protein; this translates as MRAANTRRSMPLGERGSSPVEFLFVGVLLTALTLAVIQLGLAIYVRNVVHDAAAEGAHRAALVGAAPGEGIATTRDAVIAAVGPAYADDIVLERTTELGAPTIRITVRTTLPVIGLVGVPGALEVSGRAPIESFDDF
- a CDS encoding C40 family peptidase; translation: MALTRRVAATTAIATLIVPFAAMTAHAAAPSDAWASPETVSLVVPPQTYVVASAAQTQPTVRDGYESVYTPPPVVEPDTGSDPSPASVDSPDFAPPSQDYSGANIVAYAEQFVGVVPYGTGNNPADSFSCDGLVQYVFGQFGIGLPRGADNQAALATIISPSEAQAGDLLWWPGQHIGIYDGAGGMIDSPDWRRYVEHRGIWGSPVYIRL
- the prfB gene encoding peptide chain release factor 2 — translated: MLELDLSADIAAIRQTFGDIREVVNTDGLRTDIARLSEEAGAPDLWDDPDKAQKVTSALSHKQAELKRVSEVEQRLDDLEVLVELANEMDDEESAAEARAELAALTDVINQLEVQTLLDGEYDDRAAIITIRSGAGGDDATDFAEMLMRMYLRWAEQHKYPVKVMDTSYAEGAGIKSATFEIDAPYAFGTLSVEAGTHRLARISPFGSADKRQTSFAAVEVIPLMEEATEVDIPENDIRVDVFRSSGPGGQSVNTTDSAVRLTHLPTGIVVSMQNEKSQIQNRAAAMRVLQTRLLLLQKEEEAAKKKELAGTITASWGDQMRSYFLYGQQLVKDLRTGFESGNPATVFDGDLDGFISAGIRWRKRSDDED
- a CDS encoding SseB family protein, whose product is MTDDAQLPDPPEPGSAAAEPDELAALALRAEAGEVTHIDLVDAFMASTIYVPSVTDPEQGPIEPVTSRIENVDYHVIASSVAALQQTIEVAQYAVPMDGRVLVKGMNPEIGLLVNHAAGAFAIPKAMLDDLRAARPLG
- the ftsE gene encoding cell division ATP-binding protein FtsE, whose amino-acid sequence is MIRFENVTKRYRGTKRPALSGVDFEVQRGEFVFLVGASGSGKSSCLQLILREETPSSGRVTVLGRDLKSIANRKVPYFRRNVGSVFQDFRLLPSKTVFQNVAFTLQVIGSSRGFIHQAVPEALELVGLAGKEKRLPHELSGGEQQRVAIARAIVNRPAIVLADEPTGNLDPGTSVDIMQLLARINAGGTTVLMATHEAAFVNQMQRRVIELRDGELVRDEVHGGYGDTSHVPTLEPAAVKGAAATAALTAVLEVQRQSAEAIADPATAEETAKAAASHAKAQEVPPVAETTPTTQEPDAPASAPEVDVAELGLADRLGLDAGDEEVGPTS
- a CDS encoding pilus assembly protein TadG-related protein, with product MIRDDRGSTLPLLLGYVVLALAVVYVCVCATDLYVAQRRLDSVADAAALAGADGFTIEVDADGVRAHLTDGAVREQAQAVVDVLARAQLVDAASPDGASARVTVSAQWSPPLFSEVVPDLVVLRSTATSRTALR
- a CDS encoding TadE family protein; amino-acid sequence: MTSDPYASSLLPPDGQTSRWDERGSAALEFIAVGVILLVPLAYLVLALGTIQDQMLGVESAARHTARVVSTATGVDDARFRADRAMDAAVDEYGLDASAAAVALQCVPAGASCPSAGTTVIVTVSTDVALPFVPPVFGLERFTRVPIEASSAYKVSRTWRER
- a CDS encoding MFS transporter gives rise to the protein MVYLPTILFALGEGAVLPLIPVIAAARGADLASAALVASALVVGQLCGNLPAGWLVARIGERFTMTIAAAVSLLGAVASALAPSLALFSAAVFVIGMSAAAFALARHAFMTTRVPLAFRARALALLGGSFRLGMFIGPFVAAGLLGVFHTEISALWFFAVCLIVLIVLVVFGPDPEAQASADEAAARSHRDEAGLAEDSGEAVSGSIPTAERIGVFQTMRRYRRVLSRVGAAAACLSAVRSARQVVLPLWGVSIGLDAPTIALVVGVSGAIDFALFYAGGQVMDRFGRLWAALPSMILMGGGFIALSFTHDLDSHLLWFGMLAAVLGVGNGLSSGILMTLGADIAPQRDPAPFLGSWRTLTDAGGATAPLLYAGIAAVATVSIATAAIGVIGLLGAAGFLYWIPRHVPGAASVEE
- the ftsX gene encoding permease-like cell division protein FtsX; the protein is MRLGLILSEALTGLRRNASMVISVVLVTFVSLTFVGAAILMQSQIGTMRAFWQDRAQVAVYMCSEVSTTDTCVDGVATQDQLDSVRAELESDTLAPLIADMRFEDRDEVYQRTLDLVGDDYAGVITPEQMNEVYWVNLKDQTQSSVIVEAFQGVPGVEEVTDQLEYLDPLFSALTVATYIAVGIAVLMLIAAVLLIATTIRLSAYARRKEIGIMRLVGASNRFIQTPFVLEGVFAAVIGSILASAAVLLGVHFGVQGYLRGRVSFITSWITMQDAVLVVPVLIGIGIILAALSAGFAIRRWLRA